The following are from one region of the Coffea eugenioides isolate CCC68of chromosome 2, Ceug_1.0, whole genome shotgun sequence genome:
- the LOC113760397 gene encoding glutaredoxin-C3-like has translation MAMLMTTWNNRRLLVTVTTIGVLWFTSIAAPRKTIAANSPSAFVQNAIYSNKIIIFSKSYCPYSLRAKHIFSELHEQPFVVELDLRDDGYQIQNVLLDLVGRRTVPQIFVNGKHVGGCDDLQAAVRDGQLHSLLGNG, from the exons ATGGCGATGTTGATGACAACCTGGAATAATCGCCGTCTCTTGGTAACGGTGACAACAATCGGAGTGTTATGGTTTACCTCAATTGCTGCACCGAGAAAGACTATAGCTGCTAATTCTCCATCAGCCTTCGTTCAAAACGCCATCTACTCCAACAAAAtcataattttctccaaatcTTATTGCCC ATACTCCTTACGTGCCAAGCATATATTCAGTGAACTACACGAGCAGCCTTTTGTTGTGGAGCTTGATCTTAGAG ATGATGGATATCAAATTCAAAATGTTCTTCTGGATCTGGTGGGCCGCCGTACAGTTCCTCAAATATTTGTGAATGGAAAGCATGTTGGTGGTTGTGATG ATCTCCAGGCAGCTGTTCGAGATGGTCAATTGCATAGTCTTCTTGGCAATGGTTGA
- the LOC113759683 gene encoding probable methyltransferase PMT27, with protein MAIGKARSNKRSSSSSRSSTLTTTILVALCMFGLWLLAPNTLIVYPRTTTRSSATTSSQLSSMSDSHQIHPTEPIPKKSQPVFQDSQGDLPEDAIQTDHGATHNDHTDESSELPNQSSTESKAQAETDNNVSEQENNGDSDSSSDDNNEAEGDDGGGGDKDNRDVKETDPDVGENPHGAESVDEQQLQNQNSEETSITQNQEAEETREEHASASAENNQEEGTSDDKLDDHQSSDNNEHEISDEDQQKRLEQHQQQEDDQVQQGKSQEDTQGTSSHDQVEHDEAPLAQTGNHIDQSQLGGRKNPETHESQHNILHNNNSIKNISSEETGRKATNPDTSDFFPTGERSQIPKESKKNSWSTQANESENQKDRRQNGQDDQDGSIINYKWQLCNVTAGQDYIPCLDNEKAIAKLRSRTHYEHRERHCPEDAPTCLVPLPKGYKKPLQWPQSRDKIWYHNVPHTKLAEVKGHQNWVKVSGEFLTFPGGGTQFIHGALHYMDFLEEAVPDIAWGKHSRVLLDVGCGVASFGGYLFERNVLAMSFAPKDEHEAQVQFALERGIPAINAVMGTQRLPFPSGVFDVVHCARCRVPWHAGGGALLLELNRLLRPGGYFVWSATPVYQTLEEDVMIWNEMSNLTVSMCWELVTIKKDKLNSIGAAVYHKPDSNECYDKRKHNHPPMCKSDDDPNAAWYIPLQACLHKVPIEANQRGSDWPEEWPRRLQTPPYWLNRSQMGIYGKPAPEDFTADYEHWKQVVSKLYLSGLGISWSDVRNIMDMRAVYGGFAAALKDLKVWVMNVVNIDAPDTLPIIYERGLFGIYHDWCESFSAYPRTYDLLHADRLFSRLKKRCKLIPVMAEVDRIVRPGGKFIMRDDSSTIREVENVLKSLHWEVHLTFSKNQEGILSAQKTEWRPDSYAASS; from the exons ATGGCCATAGGGAAGGCCCGCAGCAACAAGAGATCATCCAGCAGTTCACGCTCCTCCACTTTGACAACCACAATCTTGGTAGCTTTGTGTATGTTCGGATTATGGCTGCTGGCACCCAATACTCTTATTGTTTATCCACGTACAACTACTCGATCTTCCGCTACAACTTCCTCTCAATTATCCTCCATGTCCGACTCTCATCAGATTCATCCCACAGAACCTATCCCCAAGAAAAGCCAACCCGTTTTCCAAGACAGTCAGGGGGACCTCCCAGAAGATGCCATTCAAACTGATCACGGGGCAACGCATAATGACCACACAGATGAATCGTCAGAACTCCCAAACCAGAGTTCGACCGAGAGCAAAGCTCAAGCAGAAACTGACAATAATGTCagtgaacaagaaaataatgGCGATTCGGACAGCAGTAGTGACGACAACAATGAAGCAGAAGGAGatgatggtggtggtggtgataaGGACAACAGGGATGTGAAGGAAACGGATCCAGATGTTGGAGAGAATCCACACGGCGCAGAATCTGTTGATGAGCAGCAACTACAAAATCAAAACTCCGAGGAAACTTCTATTACTCAAAACCAAGAAGCTGAGGAAACAAGGGAAGAGCATGCAAGTGCTTCAGCCGAAAACAACCAAGAAGAGGGTACCAGTGACGACAAGCTTGATGACCATCAAAGTTCAGACAACAATGAGCATGAGATATCAGATGAAGATCAACAAAAACGATTGGAACAGCATCAACAGCAGGAAGATGATCAAGTCCAACAAGGAAAATCACAAGAAGATACTCAAGGAACATCAAGCCATGATCAAGTGGAACATGATGAGGCACCCTTAGCCCAGACTGGAAATCACATTGATCAGTCACAGCTGGGGGGCCGGAAAAATCCTGAAACTCATGAAAGTCAGCATAATATTCTCCACAATAACAATTCCATAAAGAACATCTCAAGTGAAGAAACAGGCAGGAAAGCAACTAACCCGGACACTAGTGATTTCTTTCCAACTGGAGAGAGATCTCAGATACCCAAGGAGTCAAAAAAGAACTCCTGGTCAACTCAAGCTAACGAATCTGAAAACCAGAAAGATAGACGACAAAATGGACAAGATGATCAAGATGGCAGTATTATTAACTACAAATGGCAACTATGTAATGTTACAGCTGGTCAGGACTACATACCATGTCTGGATAATGAGAAAGCAATCGCAAAGTTACGGAGCAGGACACATTACGAGCATCGTGAAAGGCATTGCCCAGAGGATGCCCCTACTTGTCTTGTTCCACTGCCAAAGGGATATAAAAAACCATTGCAATGGCCTCAGAGCAGAGATAAG ATATGGTATCATAACGTACCTCACACAAAGTTGGCAGAAGTCAAGGGGCATCAGAACTGGGTGAAGGTATCTGGAGAATTCCTTACTTTCCCAGGAGGTGGTACTCAATTCATTCATGGAGCACTGCATTATATGGATTTCCTAGAAGAG GCTGTTCCAGATATAGCATGGGGTAAGCATAGTCGAGTGCTGTTGGATGTTGGATGTGGTGTTGCTAGTTTTGGTGGCTACCTCTTTGAAAGAAACGTACTCGCAATGTCTTTTGCACCTAAAGATGAGCATGAGGCTCAGGTTCAGTTTGCCCTTGAAAGGGGAATACCTGCAATAAATGCAGTGATGGGTACCCAGAGGCTGCCATTTCCAAGCGGAGTCTTTGATGTTGTGCACTGTGCTCGCTGCAGAGTTCCATGGCATGCTGGAG GTGGTGCTCTTCTTCTGGAATTGAATCGACTCCTCCGACCAGGAGGTTACTTTGTCTGGTCAGCTACTCCAGTGTATCAAACACTTGAAGAGGATGTTATGATATGGAACG AAATGTCCAATCTAACAGTTTCAATGTGTTGGGAGCTAGTCACTATCAAGAAGGATAAATTAAACTCTATAGGTGCTGCAGTCTATCATAAACCAGACTCAAATGAATGCTACGATAAAAGGAAGCACAACCATCCTCCAATGTGCAAAAGCGATGATGATCCTAATGCAGCCTG GTACATACCTTTGCAAGCATGCTTGCACAAAGTTCCCATTGAAGCAAATCAAAGAGGGTCAGATTGGCCAGAGGAGTGGCCTCGTCGACTTCAGACACCTCCATACTGGTTGAACAGATCTCAGATGGGAATTTATGGAAAGCCAGCTCCAGAAGACTTCACAGCAGACTATGAACATTGGAAACAGGTGGTGAGCAAGTTATATCTTAGTGGACTGGGCATCAGCTGGTCAGACGTGAGAAATATCATGGACATGAGAGCAGTATATGGGGG GTTTGCTGCAGCACTGAAGGACCTAAAAGTGTGGGTAATGAATGTGGTGAACATAGATGCTCCAGATACACTTCCCATTATCTACGAACGAGGGCTCTTTGGTATTTATCATGACTGGTGTGAATCCTTCAGCGCGTATCCCAGGACATATGACCTCCTACATGCTGATCGTCTTTTCTCAAGGCTAAAAAAGAG GTGCAAACTCATTCCGGTGATGGCAGAGGTTGACAGAATAGTTCGGCCTGGAGGTAAATTCATTATGCGCGATGACTCCAGCACAATCAGGGAAGTTGAGAATGTGTTGAAATCTCTGCATTGGGAAGTCCACTTGACTTTCTCTAAGAACCAAGAAGGTATACTTAGTGCCCAGAAAACTGAATGGCGGCCAGACTCTTATGCTGCTTCTTCATGA